A window of Sinimarinibacterium sp. NLF-5-8 genomic DNA:
CAACGCGCCCGCGCGACGACGGTCTGAGGCCGTAGATCATCACCGCGTAGCCATAACCGCTCATCGCGGTCTTCAGGTCCCGCCCGTGATCGTCGTACAGCATGGGCGCGAAGTGCAGTTGCAGGTCGGGTATCGGCTCCTCGGGCCGGGAGCGGATGAACCCGCCGGCCTCGGCGCCGTTGCTCGACAGGAGGCCGCGGCGACCGCTCAGGTATTGCAGCAGGGCCCACAGGCCCTTGAGCCAATAGCTCGGATGCATCGAGATGCTCTGGCGGCTGCGCGCCCTGACGCGCACGAACACATCGATATGATCCTGGAGATTCCGCCCGACCCCCTCCAGCGTATGGCGCAGTTCGATGCCGTGCCGGACCAGTTCGTCGCCTGAGCCGATTCCGGATAGCATCAGCAGTTGCGGCGAGTTGAACGCGCCGCCGCAGAGCACAACTTCCCGATCGGCGCGGACCTGTGCCAGCCCCTTCGCGCACCGGTATTCAACCCCGGTGGCGCGGGTGCCTTCGAGCAGCACACGGGTGACTTGGGCGCGGCTGCGGACCGTCAGGTTGGAACGCCCCGCGGCGGGTTCGAGATACGCGCGCGCATTGCTGCAACGCGCGCCGTCCTTTTGGTAGGCATAGTAGAAACCCACGCCCTCCTGCTCACTGCCGTTGAAATCCGTATTGCGCCGGTACCCCGCCTGTGTCGCCGCCTCGACGAATGCCGCGCTCAGCGGATTGGTATAGCGGCGCTCGGCAACATTGAGCGGACCACCCTGGCCGTGAAACGCTGCCTCGACCGGCGTCAGTTTCGGCTCGAAATGTTCGGACCTGCGGAAGTACGGCAGTACCTCTGCGTACGACCACCCGTCGCAACCCAGCCGCGCCCACTCGTCGTAGTCCCAAGCATGCCCGCGGATATAGACCTGCGCATTCATGCCGCTGGAACCGCCGAGCATCTTGCCCCGCGGCTGGAACAGCGCGCGGTCGTACATGTTACGCTGTGGTTCGGTATTGAACTGCCAGTTGTAGCGGCGGCTGAACATCAGTTGCAGGAAGCCCAGCGGCATGTTTACGAAAGGATTGCGGCGGCTCTCCGGACCGGCTTCGAGCAGCAGTACCGAATAGTGACCGCTCTCGGACAGGCGGTTGGCCACCGCACACCCCGCCGAGCCCGCGCCGACCACCACATAATCGAAGTGTTCGGACTCCACTCCGCTCGGACGACTCATTGACTTTTTGCCGTCAGCTTGACCATCAGCCTGGAATAGCCCCGCACGAAGTTGGACTGCACACGTTCCGGCTCACCAACAACTTCGATGTTATCAAAACGCTTGAGCAGTTCTTCCCAGAGAATGCGCAGTTGCAATTCGGCCAGACGGTTGCCCATGCAACGGTGAACGCCGTAACCAAAAGAAATATGGTTACGGGCTTCCTTGCGATCAATAATGAGCTGATCCGCATTTTCGAACTTGCGTTCGTCCCGATTGCCCGAGGCGTACCACATCACCACGCGATCACCCTGCTTGATGGTCTGACCGTTCAGTTCCACGTCCTGCGTGGCCACCCGGCGCATATACGCCAGCGGAGTTTGCCAGCGGATGATTTCCGAGACCATGTTAGGAATCAGCTCCGGGTTCGCCTTGAGCTTGGTGAATTGCTCCGGGTACTGATTCAAAGCCAGCACACCGCCGCTCATGGAGTTGCGCGTAGTATCATTGCCGCCAACGATCAGCAGCGCCAGATTGCCGATAAACTCCAACGGACGGTTGATCAAATCCTTTGTGTCTTCGCTGCTCTGTAGAAGGCTGATCAAGTCGAAACCGGGTGCTTCGCCCGCCTTGCGGCGTGCCTCCTTGTCGCGCCAAAGCGTGGAGAAAGCCCACGCCATGTCAGCGGCGTCGTCAAAGAACACATCTTCATCGGTAAACTCGCCGCCGGTCGCCGATGATGCGCCGGACAATCGATCAGACCAGCCAATCAGCTTGTGACGTTCCTCGTAAGGGAAATCCAGCAGCGTGGCCAGCATGCGGCCCGTCAGCTCCTTCGATACCGCCGGCACCCAGTTGAAGGGTTTATCCAGAGGCAGGCTGTCGAGCACCTCCCCGGTGCGCCTGCGGATCAGCCCTTCCATTTCCTTCAGGTTCTGCGGCGCCACTACCCCCTGGACCGCCCGGCGCTGCACGTCATGCTTGGGCGGATCCATGGCGATGAACATTTCGACCGATAGCCCTTCCGGGGGGTCTCCCAGGATGATTTGCGGCTCGGAAGAAAACAGCTCGTGATTCTTGTCCACGAACAGGATGTCTTCATAGCGCGTCACCGACCAGAATGGCCCGAAGGGACTGTTCTTCTGGTAGTGCACCGGCGCCTCATCACGCAGCCGCTTGAAGTAGGCGCCCCATTGGCCTTGCCGGTACAGAAAAGGATTGCTGGTATCGATGTCCTCAAGCGCCAGAGTATTGACGTCGGGCACAGGGGCTTCGACAAAGTTGATCTGGGGGCGCTTCGTACCGATGGTCTTCTTCTTTGCCTTCATCAGCAACTTTATGGCCTTGATCTGCAAGTGCATCGGCACCACTCTGGATGTGGCGTTGACCAACCTGGCCTGGACTACATCGCTTGTCTGAAATTGTGTTGACATGGCATCCTCCGTGCTTACATCTGAAATTCGGGCATGCGAACGGTCATGCCGTCCATCGCCTCGGTAGCTTGAACCTGGCAGCCCAGACGCGAGGTTTCTGCCCGCTCCGGGGTCATGGACAGCATCTGTTCTTCGTCCTGACCGGGCGCGCCGGTCTTGTCGAACCACTCCTGGGCGACGATGAGGTGGCAGGTGCCACAGGCACATTCGCCGCCACAGTCCCCATCAATGCCGGGAATCAAGTTATCCACCGCGATTCGCATCAGCGAGGAGCCAGCCTCGAATTCAACGACATGCTCGGTGCCGTCGTGCTCGATAAAGGTGATTTTGCCCAATGCGCTTCTCCTGTCAGTACGTCTACGCTGCATGATGGTTGTGTGACGGCATCCTGACGAGGTCATCTTTTGACATTACGGGGTCATTTAAAGACAATCAATGTATTCCATGGGGGGCGTAGCCTATGACCAAGAAGCAGCATCCGGCTGGTTCGCAAAACCCCGAAGCCGATATTCCGTCGAATTACTCACGGCTGATCGCCCGTGAACTTGGCCTGGCGGTGCGCCATCTGCCCAGACTGTTGCGCGGTACCGGGCTTGACGTTGCTCAGTTCCTGAACGAGGACAGCTTGCTCACCGCGGCCCAGCAGATCCGGATTCTGCGCAACGCGCTGAACTTGTCAGGCAAGCCGGAGTTCGGATTACGGCTGGGTACACGTCTGACCCCGGCTACCCACGGCGCAGTGGGCTTTGTCGCCTATAGCAGCCCCGACCTGCTCACCGCTCTGCAGGCGTTTCATACCTTCCTGCCCACGCGCGCCAGCTTCATCCAATTGCACGTGCAACAGACTGCGGATCGCCTGAAATGCCTGGTGAGTTTTCAGGTGCCTCTCGATGAGGATGTTGAGCGTTGCTTGGCGGAGACAGTCATCAAGGCGTTTTTCGAAATTGGCGAATTCATCGTCGGCCAGCCCTTACGTGAGGCCGAGGTCTGTTTCGCCCATCCAGCCCCTAC
This region includes:
- a CDS encoding GMC family oxidoreductase is translated as MSRPSGVESEHFDYVVVGAGSAGCAVANRLSESGHYSVLLLEAGPESRRNPFVNMPLGFLQLMFSRRYNWQFNTEPQRNMYDRALFQPRGKMLGGSSGMNAQVYIRGHAWDYDEWARLGCDGWSYAEVLPYFRRSEHFEPKLTPVEAAFHGQGGPLNVAERRYTNPLSAAFVEAATQAGYRRNTDFNGSEQEGVGFYYAYQKDGARCSNARAYLEPAAGRSNLTVRSRAQVTRVLLEGTRATGVEYRCAKGLAQVRADREVVLCGGAFNSPQLLMLSGIGSGDELVRHGIELRHTLEGVGRNLQDHIDVFVRVRARSRQSISMHPSYWLKGLWALLQYLSGRRGLLSSNGAEAGGFIRSRPEEPIPDLQLHFAPMLYDDHGRDLKTAMSGYGYAVMIYGLRPSSRGRVGLHSADPFAAPLIDPNYMAESADVERLVRGVHLVREILAQPAFSPHHEVEVSPGSALNNDDDLAAWARRSGESAYHPVGTCKMGVDPMAVVDPRLRVHGLQRLRVIDASIMPTLVGGNTNQPATMIGEKGAAMMLEDAQIVGG
- a CDS encoding cytochrome P450, which translates into the protein MSTQFQTSDVVQARLVNATSRVVPMHLQIKAIKLLMKAKKKTIGTKRPQINFVEAPVPDVNTLALEDIDTSNPFLYRQGQWGAYFKRLRDEAPVHYQKNSPFGPFWSVTRYEDILFVDKNHELFSSEPQIILGDPPEGLSVEMFIAMDPPKHDVQRRAVQGVVAPQNLKEMEGLIRRRTGEVLDSLPLDKPFNWVPAVSKELTGRMLATLLDFPYEERHKLIGWSDRLSGASSATGGEFTDEDVFFDDAADMAWAFSTLWRDKEARRKAGEAPGFDLISLLQSSEDTKDLINRPLEFIGNLALLIVGGNDTTRNSMSGGVLALNQYPEQFTKLKANPELIPNMVSEIIRWQTPLAYMRRVATQDVELNGQTIKQGDRVVMWYASGNRDERKFENADQLIIDRKEARNHISFGYGVHRCMGNRLAELQLRILWEELLKRFDNIEVVGEPERVQSNFVRGYSRLMVKLTAKSQ
- a CDS encoding 2Fe-2S iron-sulfur cluster-binding protein is translated as MGKITFIEHDGTEHVVEFEAGSSLMRIAVDNLIPGIDGDCGGECACGTCHLIVAQEWFDKTGAPGQDEEQMLSMTPERAETSRLGCQVQATEAMDGMTVRMPEFQM
- a CDS encoding AraC family transcriptional regulator translates to MTKKQHPAGSQNPEADIPSNYSRLIARELGLAVRHLPRLLRGTGLDVAQFLNEDSLLTAAQQIRILRNALNLSGKPEFGLRLGTRLTPATHGAVGFVAYSSPDLLTALQAFHTFLPTRASFIQLHVQQTADRLKCLVSFQVPLDEDVERCLAETVIKAFFEIGEFIVGQPLREAEVCFAHPAPTYQDIYPDYLPGPAYFGCDQLQLTIPMALCRKPNASANHENYRLALQQCESMLARLQTRQSSYRNRLKKMMLSRPPGTLSEDEAAAALFMSKRTLARKLKQENSGFRLIRDEILSQQATHYLCDSQLSIEAIAALLNYHDTANFRRAFKRWFGQSPEQYRQRAGLRAMHPSSPSS